A genomic window from Martelella lutilitoris includes:
- a CDS encoding MFS transporter produces MLFDWAAQPFFTVIITFIFGPYFVSELGSNPVAGQTAWAHAATIAGLFVAVGAPFAGALSDSAGRNKRFIGTMAVVQAASLALLWFAVPGTGYVWPAALIIAATVMAELSVVFNDAMLPHLVRPARMNRVSNEAWGLGYLGGMIFLITVVLFLSADPESGLTMLGLPPLFGLDPETGSAARLTGPLAAGWYFLFLVPFFIFTPDRPPLKPAGRAIVDGVKDLKASLVALKGRPVLIRFLVARMLYMDGVNGILILGGAFAAGMFGWKTMEIGIFGIILNIAAIFGCFLAPRLGRGVSAGGVVLVALLMLVAATLGIVSTTEEATLFGLLQFGSATGSGLFAAGAEKAFLAYGLVIGLAFGPVQAGSRAFLATRVSPEEAGRFFGLFSLTGRMTSFMATGAFALLTGWTGSPNIGMASLLVFLIAGLVLFVPAMGSAERRQ; encoded by the coding sequence GACGGCATGGGCGCATGCGGCGACGATTGCCGGGCTCTTTGTCGCCGTCGGCGCGCCATTTGCCGGCGCGCTTTCGGATTCGGCCGGGCGCAACAAGCGTTTCATCGGAACGATGGCCGTCGTCCAGGCGGCAAGCCTCGCCCTCTTATGGTTTGCCGTGCCCGGAACCGGCTATGTCTGGCCGGCGGCGCTGATCATCGCGGCGACGGTGATGGCCGAGCTCTCGGTGGTCTTCAACGATGCCATGCTGCCACATCTGGTCCGGCCCGCGCGGATGAACCGGGTTTCCAACGAGGCCTGGGGGCTTGGCTATCTCGGCGGCATGATCTTCCTGATTACCGTGGTGCTGTTTCTTTCCGCCGATCCCGAGAGCGGGTTGACCATGCTCGGCCTGCCGCCGCTCTTCGGGCTTGATCCAGAGACCGGTTCTGCGGCAAGGCTGACAGGTCCGCTTGCAGCCGGCTGGTATTTCCTTTTCCTCGTGCCGTTCTTCATCTTCACGCCCGACCGCCCGCCACTGAAGCCTGCCGGACGTGCCATTGTCGACGGGGTGAAAGACCTCAAGGCGTCGCTTGTCGCGCTCAAGGGCCGACCGGTGCTGATCCGCTTTCTCGTTGCCCGCATGCTCTACATGGACGGCGTCAACGGCATTCTCATCCTCGGCGGCGCGTTCGCGGCGGGCATGTTCGGGTGGAAGACCATGGAGATCGGCATTTTCGGCATCATCCTCAATATCGCGGCGATCTTCGGCTGTTTTCTGGCCCCGCGTCTCGGGCGCGGCGTCTCGGCGGGCGGCGTGGTGCTCGTGGCGCTCCTGATGCTGGTGGCGGCGACGCTCGGCATCGTCTCGACCACGGAGGAGGCGACGCTCTTCGGATTGTTGCAATTCGGGTCGGCGACAGGGAGCGGGCTTTTCGCTGCCGGCGCGGAGAAGGCGTTTCTCGCCTACGGGCTGGTGATCGGCCTTGCCTTCGGGCCGGTGCAGGCGGGCTCGCGGGCCTTTCTGGCAACGCGTGTTTCTCCGGAAGAGGCGGGACGTTTCTTCGGCCTGTTTTCGCTGACCGGTCGGATGACGAGTTTCATGGCAACCGGCGCCTTTGCGTTGCTGACCGGCTGGACCGGCTCGCCCAATATCGGCATGGCGAGCCTGCTCGTCTTTCTCATCGCCGGCCTCGTCCTGTTCGTGCCGGCGATGGGAAGCGCCGAGCGGCGGCAATAA